The following coding sequences are from one Nilaparvata lugens isolate BPH chromosome 4, ASM1435652v1, whole genome shotgun sequence window:
- the LOC111044039 gene encoding zinc finger and BTB domain-containing protein 14 isoform X1, whose product MEFSSSKNVEKVFKPVDNKGAMLDLLAAAAAVVGLSSEKPSPRIEAAANQKSTPNSKKQKHRTRLRTMSVSQLQSLSANQLINLFAFLGGDEMKKTFYYQCRFSPVCSKRFHSFGSEDRARLLIKDHLLKHVQNLKPDIQVDTPPKKQPKTVSPKKQIVRVLKKVDKVKMATSAAEQSVSSAHCYAAPRPDSPPPCRDCEREDTYNCGRLTMPYYLPDSSPSETVIIDFKADQKTVILREPAADTRMNEAANNVCDQEVIDDWLSVCQEEVVVSTDETPFVVDTEQIVNTTPEGCNVAYIDIKHEIKTEEPRFDGEEGEEMYNEEQVNYTEEQVVFNEEQVVVLKAEEGEEMYNNMRLEKERKPKGKAKFIGQSDAEKQMAMQMIKAVRRKQVDTDRLECKICKPPRLFTAPTTLISHYRSHAGIKPYECPLCKSVFTRQHSLNYHILIHMNQTRFTCEVCDRKFRHPSHFKEHQRRHTGESPFECDDCSLRFKTRNTYKRHLKTRHGKVLTQTGDITMLSEEEFRRVRTCPRQRQPHATARDLDKENSRRPPQVFANANANTNAQPTTKARLVIMDAAAGHHHDDVITVSLPISDQSPPPTPTITLLTPNNINYFPPKASVS is encoded by the exons TGGATAATAAAGGAGCAATGCTTGATTTACTGGCTGCCGCTGCGGCAGTGGTGGGGTTATCCAGTGAGAAGCCCTCTCCCAGAATCGAAGCTGCTGCCAATCAAAAATCCACACCTAATTCCAAGAAG CAAAAACATCGAACGAGATTGAGAACAATGTCGGTGAGTCAACTGCAGTCATTGTCAGCCAATCAGCTGATCAACCTTTTTGCATTTTTGGGAGGCGACGAAATGAAGAAGACGTTCTACTACCAATGCCGATTCTCGCCGGTCTGCTCGAAACGATTCCACAGCTTTGGCAGTGAGGACAGAGCTCGCCTGCTCATCAAGGACCATCTGCTCAAGCATGTACAGAATCTCAAACCAG ATATCCAGGTGGACACCCCGCCAAAGAAGCAACCGAAAACTGTTTCGCCGAAAAAGCAGATAGTCCGTGTGCTGAAGAAAGTGGACAAAGTGAAGATGGCGACATCTGCCGCTGAACAGTCGGTGAGCAGTGCCCACTGTTACGCCGCGCCCCGCCCCGACTCCCCGCCGCCATGCCGCGACTGCGAGCGGGAGGACACCTACAACTGTGGCCGACTCACTATGCCCTACTACCTCCCCGACTCTTCGCCCAGCGAAACCGTCATCATCGATTTCAAGGCCGACCAGAAGACTGTCATACTGCGCGAGCCTGCTGCTGATACTCGT ATGAACGAAGCCGCCAACAATGTGTGTGATCAAGAGGTGATCGATGATTGGCTGTCAGTCTGCCAGGAAGAAGTAGTTGTCAGCACTGATGAAACGCCCTTTGTTGTCGACACGGAACAAATAGTCAACACAACTCCTGAAGGGTGCAACGTGGCTTATATAG ATATCAAACATGAGATAAAGACAGAAGAACCGCGTTTCGAtggtgaagaaggagaggagatgTACAACGAGGAGCAAGTGAACTACACCGAGGAACAAGTCGTCTTCAACGAGGAACAAGTGGTCGTGTTAAAGgcggaagaaggagaggagatgTACAACAACATGCGATTGGAGAAGGAGCGCAAGCCGAAGGGCAAGGCCAAGTTCATCGGCCAATCAGATGCCGAGAAGCAGATGGCGATGCAGATGATCAAGGCGGTGCGCCGCAAGCAGGTGGACACCGATCGGCTCGAGTGCAAGATATGCAAACCGCCACGCCTCTTCACGGCACCCACAACGCTCATCAGCCATTATCGCAGTCATGCAG GTATAAAGCCGTACGAGTGCCCGCTGTGTAAGTCGGTGTTCACACGGCAGCACAGCCTCAACTACCACATCCTCATCCACATGAATCAGACTCGTTTCACGTGCGAGGTGTGCGACAGAAAGTTCCGGCATCCCTCTCACTTTAAGGAGCACCAGCGCCGCCATACTGGCGAGTCGCCCTTTGAGTGCGATGACTGCTCGCTCAG ATTCAAAACACGCAACACGTACAAACGGCACCTGAAAACACGTCACGGCAAAGTGTTGACACAGACAGGCGACATCACGATGCTCAGCGAGGAGGAATTCAGGCGCGTGCGCACATGTCCACGCCAACGACAGCCGCACGCGACCGCGCGCGACCTCGACAAGGAGAACAGTCGCCGGCCGCCGCAAGTGTTCGCGAACGCCAACGCGAACACGAACGCGCAACCAACGACCAAAGCGCGCCTCGTCATCATGGACGCTGCAGCCGGTCATCATCACGATGACGTCATCACAGTCAGTCTGCCAATAAGCGATCAGTCCCCTCCACCAACCCCCACCATCACACTACTCACGCCCAATAATATCAACTACTTTCCGCCCAAGGCCAGTGTCTCCTAG
- the LOC111044039 gene encoding zinc finger and BTB domain-containing protein 14 isoform X2 encodes MDNKGAMLDLLAAAAAVVGLSSEKPSPRIEAAANQKSTPNSKKQKHRTRLRTMSVSQLQSLSANQLINLFAFLGGDEMKKTFYYQCRFSPVCSKRFHSFGSEDRARLLIKDHLLKHVQNLKPDIQVDTPPKKQPKTVSPKKQIVRVLKKVDKVKMATSAAEQSVSSAHCYAAPRPDSPPPCRDCEREDTYNCGRLTMPYYLPDSSPSETVIIDFKADQKTVILREPAADTRMNEAANNVCDQEVIDDWLSVCQEEVVVSTDETPFVVDTEQIVNTTPEGCNVAYIDIKHEIKTEEPRFDGEEGEEMYNEEQVNYTEEQVVFNEEQVVVLKAEEGEEMYNNMRLEKERKPKGKAKFIGQSDAEKQMAMQMIKAVRRKQVDTDRLECKICKPPRLFTAPTTLISHYRSHAGIKPYECPLCKSVFTRQHSLNYHILIHMNQTRFTCEVCDRKFRHPSHFKEHQRRHTGESPFECDDCSLRFKTRNTYKRHLKTRHGKVLTQTGDITMLSEEEFRRVRTCPRQRQPHATARDLDKENSRRPPQVFANANANTNAQPTTKARLVIMDAAAGHHHDDVITVSLPISDQSPPPTPTITLLTPNNINYFPPKASVS; translated from the exons TGGATAATAAAGGAGCAATGCTTGATTTACTGGCTGCCGCTGCGGCAGTGGTGGGGTTATCCAGTGAGAAGCCCTCTCCCAGAATCGAAGCTGCTGCCAATCAAAAATCCACACCTAATTCCAAGAAG CAAAAACATCGAACGAGATTGAGAACAATGTCGGTGAGTCAACTGCAGTCATTGTCAGCCAATCAGCTGATCAACCTTTTTGCATTTTTGGGAGGCGACGAAATGAAGAAGACGTTCTACTACCAATGCCGATTCTCGCCGGTCTGCTCGAAACGATTCCACAGCTTTGGCAGTGAGGACAGAGCTCGCCTGCTCATCAAGGACCATCTGCTCAAGCATGTACAGAATCTCAAACCAG ATATCCAGGTGGACACCCCGCCAAAGAAGCAACCGAAAACTGTTTCGCCGAAAAAGCAGATAGTCCGTGTGCTGAAGAAAGTGGACAAAGTGAAGATGGCGACATCTGCCGCTGAACAGTCGGTGAGCAGTGCCCACTGTTACGCCGCGCCCCGCCCCGACTCCCCGCCGCCATGCCGCGACTGCGAGCGGGAGGACACCTACAACTGTGGCCGACTCACTATGCCCTACTACCTCCCCGACTCTTCGCCCAGCGAAACCGTCATCATCGATTTCAAGGCCGACCAGAAGACTGTCATACTGCGCGAGCCTGCTGCTGATACTCGT ATGAACGAAGCCGCCAACAATGTGTGTGATCAAGAGGTGATCGATGATTGGCTGTCAGTCTGCCAGGAAGAAGTAGTTGTCAGCACTGATGAAACGCCCTTTGTTGTCGACACGGAACAAATAGTCAACACAACTCCTGAAGGGTGCAACGTGGCTTATATAG ATATCAAACATGAGATAAAGACAGAAGAACCGCGTTTCGAtggtgaagaaggagaggagatgTACAACGAGGAGCAAGTGAACTACACCGAGGAACAAGTCGTCTTCAACGAGGAACAAGTGGTCGTGTTAAAGgcggaagaaggagaggagatgTACAACAACATGCGATTGGAGAAGGAGCGCAAGCCGAAGGGCAAGGCCAAGTTCATCGGCCAATCAGATGCCGAGAAGCAGATGGCGATGCAGATGATCAAGGCGGTGCGCCGCAAGCAGGTGGACACCGATCGGCTCGAGTGCAAGATATGCAAACCGCCACGCCTCTTCACGGCACCCACAACGCTCATCAGCCATTATCGCAGTCATGCAG GTATAAAGCCGTACGAGTGCCCGCTGTGTAAGTCGGTGTTCACACGGCAGCACAGCCTCAACTACCACATCCTCATCCACATGAATCAGACTCGTTTCACGTGCGAGGTGTGCGACAGAAAGTTCCGGCATCCCTCTCACTTTAAGGAGCACCAGCGCCGCCATACTGGCGAGTCGCCCTTTGAGTGCGATGACTGCTCGCTCAG ATTCAAAACACGCAACACGTACAAACGGCACCTGAAAACACGTCACGGCAAAGTGTTGACACAGACAGGCGACATCACGATGCTCAGCGAGGAGGAATTCAGGCGCGTGCGCACATGTCCACGCCAACGACAGCCGCACGCGACCGCGCGCGACCTCGACAAGGAGAACAGTCGCCGGCCGCCGCAAGTGTTCGCGAACGCCAACGCGAACACGAACGCGCAACCAACGACCAAAGCGCGCCTCGTCATCATGGACGCTGCAGCCGGTCATCATCACGATGACGTCATCACAGTCAGTCTGCCAATAAGCGATCAGTCCCCTCCACCAACCCCCACCATCACACTACTCACGCCCAATAATATCAACTACTTTCCGCCCAAGGCCAGTGTCTCCTAG